From a single Brassica napus cultivar Da-Ae chromosome C9, Da-Ae, whole genome shotgun sequence genomic region:
- the LOC106375187 gene encoding uncharacterized protein At4g19900: protein MEESRRAEQVDLLQRLKKLTVSLVCCLPLSLLGLLLMLLLIYNSFSAFSLHLDPIPPKSTLSLDYNHHQVLHHHPSLSSSSRSTLTSSSKSDSSMLLAVKETSLGFVQKQKVSPIKTERRTRRRKRRNGLTPAMTQKPQGKSRQKFKTRIKSFLSESSCESLFFMIWISSLESFGERERFTIESLFKSHPNSCLILVSNSLDCERGTLILKPFTDKGLKVLAIKPDFTYIFKDTSAEKWFERLKKGMFSPGVIPLEQNLSNILRLALLYKFGGIYLDTDVIILKPLTNLHNVIGAQTVDPVTRKWSRLNNAVLIFDKNHPLLKSFIDEFSRTFNGNKWGHNGPYLVSRVVAKFNVSNSSWDMGFSVLPPSSFYPVDWTRISGFYRASVNGREANWSHKRLMHLRKHSLSVHLWNRESKKLRIEKGSIIQKLMSDSCIFCNSSFLH from the coding sequence ATGGAGGAGAGCAGAAGAGCAGAACAAGTTGATTTATTGCAGAGGTTGAAAAAATTGACAGTTTCTTTGGTTTGTTGTCTTCCATTGTCTCTTCTAGGGCTTCTTCTCATGCTTCTCTTAATCTACAACAGCTTCTCTGCCTTCTCCCTTCATCTTGATCCAATCCCACCCAAATCCACTCTTTCACTCGATTATAACCACCACCAggttcttcatcatcatccatcattatcatcatcatcaaggtCAACTTTAACATCATCATCTAAGTCAGATTCTTCAATGTTGCTTGCGGTGAAAGAAACCTCTTTAGGGTTCGTACAAAAGCAGAAAGTTTCGCCAATAAAGACAGAGAGAAGGACAAGGAGACGGAAGAGAAGAAACGGGTTAACACCCGCGATGACACAGAAGCCACAAGGCAAATCAAGGCAAAAATTCAAGACGAGGATCAAGTCATTCTTGTCTGAATCCTCATGCGAGTCCCTGTTCTTCATGATCTGGATCTCCTCCTTAGAATCTTTTGGTGAAAGAGAACGGTTCACAATAGAGAGTCTCTTCAAGTCTCACCCAAATAGCTGTCTGATCCTGGTCTCAAACTCACTCGACTGTGAGCGAGGAACACTCATCTTGAAACCCTTTACAGATAAAGGGCTTAAAGTGCTTGCGATCAAACCAGACTTCACTTACATTTTCAAAGACACGTCAGCGGAGAAATGGTTTGAAAGATTAAAGAAAGGAATGTTCAGTCCAGGAGTAATTCCATTAGAGCAGAACCTCTCTAACATTCTAAGACTAGCCTTGCTTTACAAGTTCGGAGGGATCTACTTAGACACAGATGTTATAATCCTCAAACCTCTCACTAATCTCCACAATGTAATCGGAGCACAAACAGTTGATCCCGTTACAAGGAAATGGAGCAGGCTCAACAACGCGGTGCTCATCTTCGACAAGAACCATCCTTTGCTTAAAAGCTTCATCGACGAGTTCTCAAGAACCTTCAACGGTAACAAATGGGGTCACAACGGTCCATACTTAGTGTCAAGAGTGGTTGCAAAATTCAACGTTTCTAACTCTTCCTGGGATATGGGATTCTCTGTTCTTCCACCATCTTCGTTTTATCCGGTGGATTGGACTAGGATCAGTGGATTTTACAGAGCGTCCGTGAATGGGAGGGAGGCAAATTGGTCACATAAGAGACTTATGCATTTACGTAAACATAGCTTATCTGTTCATCTTTGGAACAGAGAGAGTAAGAAGCTTAGGATTGAAAAAGGTAGCATCATTCAAAAACTCATGTCTGATTCTTGTATCTTctgtaactcttcatttttacattag
- the BNACNNG11830D gene encoding uncharacterized protein At4g04980, translated as MTAGGCLDIQTMLFGRKSSSKLQPVKSQASPKVSKVKKQDDKSSSSSSPEPSSPIPIRSSKTVLSGSQLSSSSSRRVSSPMGILKNVSIREAKSPKTTSSPKWTGNFILMVELRRKIVTFRDIIDLAPLEGSPSITDMVMHTMKDLQNLCPEIIRSSHISEIRRANVDKVLDHFFNALKSIGDSWIDNPEWIAKSKYWSSSVGKNQSDRLVEKVLAALDGLIKMSKERFDMMEIDEEEENKELTSPRTAITSSSRVLSPSDSFSDNRSSFCGSPITPRSVLPEPMMMGSPGKVGDFANSASHLLWNMRVQALEKLSPIDVKRLAIHILSQKEAQEPNQSNGEEEVNVVEENKMKTNDIDVNMETEESVVLDKQEDTFMKVSTLDSTSESKLNVSVKSEVAPASLSPPPPPPPPPLSTKKSVYLASQPPPPLIAKADVVAIISIPPPPPLPPSPPSIMPLQGSIPPPPPPPPPAAVAAPQPPPSPPRTTVAPPLPPPPQGTAAAPPPPPPPPPPMQNIVPPPPPMPISNRAGGGPPPPPPPPMAKGASPPPPPPPMAKGASPPPPPPRMANGAAPPPPPPRMGVANGAAGPPPPPGAARSLRPKKAATKLKRSTQLGNLYRILKGKVEGRDPEAKKGSGSGRKAGVGSAPAGGKQGMADALAEITKKSAYFQQIQEDVAKYMKSINELKVEITKFQTKDMTELLSFHRRVESVLENLTDETQVLARCEGFPQKKLEAIRMAVALYSKLHGVITELQNWKIEPPLVQLLDKVERYFTKIKGDIDTLDRTKDEEAKKFKSHNIHFDFNILLQIKETMVDISSNCMELALKEKRDEKLVSPDAKPSIKKTVGCAKMLWRSFQFAFKVYTFAGGHDDRADSLTRELAHEIQTDTQNP; from the exons ATGACAGCCGGAGGCTGTTTGGACATCCAAACAATGTTGTTCGGTCGTAAATCATCGAGCAAGTTACAG CCAGTAAAAAGCCAAGCGTCACCTAAAGTTAGCAAGGTTAAGAAGCAGGATGataaatcttcttcttcttcttcaccagaACCTTCTTCACCTATACCGATTAGATCATCTAAGACAGTATTATCTGGGAGCCaactatcatcatcatcatcaagacGTGTTTCTTCGCCTATGGGCATCCTAAAGAATGTTTCTATTAGAGAAGCTAAGAGCCCAAAGACAACCAGCTCACCTAAATGGACAGGAAACTTTATTCTTATGGTCGAGCTTCGCAGAAAGATTGTTACCTTTAGAGACATCATTGACCTTGCTCCTCTCGAGGGTTCTCCTTCAATAACCGAT ATGGTGATGCATACAATGAAAGATCTCCAAAATCTTTGTCCTGAGATTATCCGCAGCTCACATATCTCTGAAATTAGACGTGCAAATGTCGATAAG GTTCTTGACCATTTCTTCAATGCTTTGAAATCCATTGGAGATTCATGGATCGATAACCCGGAATGGATAGCTAAATCTAAGTATTGGAGTAGCAGCGTTGGAAAGAATCAGTCCGATCGACTAG TGGAAAAGGTGTTAGCAGCATTAGATGGACTGATCAAGATGTCAAAAGAGAGGTTTGATATGATGgagattgatgaagaagaagagaataaagagttgactAGTCCAAGGACTGCCATAACATCGAGCAGTCGAGTTTTATCTCCATCTGATTCATTCTCCGATAACAGAAGCTCATTCTGCGGCTCACCAATCACACCAAGATCGGTCCTTCCAGAACCAATGATGATGGGTTCGCCTGGTAAAGTTGGAGACTTTGCAAACTCTGCATCACATCTTCTGTGGAATATGAGAGTTCAAGCACTTGAGAAGCTCAGTCCTATCGATGTTAAGCGGCTCGCTATTCACATTTTGTCACAGAAAGAAGCTCAGGAACCAAACCAAAGCAATGGAGAAGAAGAGGTTAATGTTGTTGAAGAGAACAAGATGAAGACGAATGACATTGATGTGAACATGGAGACAGAAGAATCTGTTGTTCTTGATAAGCAAGAAGATACATTCATGAAAGTCTCTACACTGGATTCAACATCTGAATCCAAACTCAATGTTTCAGTGAAATCTGAAGTTGCACCAGCATCTTTGTCACccccaccacctcctcctcctcctcctctatcCACTAAAAAATCTGTATATTTAGCTTCTCAACCGCCACCACCACTGATTGCAAAGGCTGACGTGGTGGCCATAATATCAATCCCACCTCCTCCGCCACTGCCACCATCTCCACCTTCCATTATGCCTTTACAAGGCTCTattccaccaccaccaccgcctcctCCTCCAGCAGCTGTGGCGGCCCCACAACCGCCGCCTTCACCTCCAAGAACCACAGTGGCGCCACCACTGCCTCCCCCACCTCAAGGGACTGCAGctgcaccaccaccacctcctcctcctcctccaccgatGCAAAACATAgtaccaccacctccaccaatGCCTATATCGAATAGAGCCGGTGGTGGACCACcgcctccaccaccacctcctaTGGCAAAGGGAGCCTCACCTCCTCCGCCACCGCCTCCTATGGCAAAGGGAGCCTCACCTCCTCCGCCACCACCTCGAATGGCAAACGGAGCAGCACcgcctcctccaccacctcgAATGGGTGTGGCAAACGGAGCAGCTGGTCCACCGCCACCTCCAGGAGCAGCAAGAAGCTTGCGACCCAAGAAAGCAGCTACTAAACTAAAAAGGTCCACCCAGTTAGGGAACCTATACAGAATCCTTAAAGGGAAAGTAGAAGGTCGTGATCCCGAGGCAAAGAAAGGTAGCGGAAGTGGAAGAAAAGCCGGAGTCGGAAGCGCTCCCGCCGGCGGAAAGCAAGGAATGGCTGATGCTCTTGCAGAGATCACAAAGAAGTCTGCATATTTtcagcagattcaagaagatgtTGCTAAATACATGAAATCAATCAATGAGCTGAAGGTTGAGATCACTAAGTTCCAGACTAAAGACATGACTGAGCTTCTTAGCTTCCACCGCCGTGTCGAATCAGTTCTTGAAAATCTTACAGATGAGACACAG GTTCTTGCGCGATGCGAAGGGTTTCCACAGAAGAAACTTGAAGCAATAAGAATGGCTGTTGCATTGTACTCGAAGCTGCACGGAGTGATCACCGAGCTACAGAACTGGAAGATAGAACCTCCTTTGGTTCAGCTTCTTGATAAAGTAGAACGCTACTTCACAAAG ATCAAAGGAGACATCGATACGCTGGACCGAACcaaagatgaagaagctaaGAAATTCAAGAGCCACAACATCCACTTTGACTTCAATATACTTCTTCAGATCAAGGAGACAATGGTTGATATCTCATCAAACTGCATGGAACTCGCATTGAAG GAAAAGAGAGATGAAAAGCTTGTGTCACCTGATGCAAAGCCTAGCATTAAGAAGACAGTAGGATGTGCTAAAATGTTGTGGAGGTCATTTCAGTTTGCATTCAAAGTCTACACATTTGCTGGAGGACACGACGATCGAGCTGATTCTTTAACCAGAGAGTTGGCTCATGAGATCCAAACTGATACTCAGAACCCTTGA